The following are encoded together in the Actinoplanes sp. N902-109 genome:
- a CDS encoding nitronate monooxygenase, whose product MQQLTGPILVAPMAGGPSTPALVVGAARAGAPAFLAAGYQAPASVEDQLRTVTAAGFPYGLNIFVPMDHQGDPRAVERYRDVLQVEAERYGVELPAPRPADDDHFAAKVELATAYRVPVVSFTFGVPQQAVVDALHAAGTQVLITVTTADEARQALTVHPDGLIAQAGTAGAHSSTTQPADHHGDSTADQVLAAVRAVAEMPVVVAGGTASAADVARLLGAGAAAVQCGTAFLLADEAGTRPAHREALTSGRFQDTVVTRAFTGQPARGLRNRFTETYSAVAPVGYPAVHHLTAPIRAAAAERGDADALNLWAGTGFTAARPGPVADLIDALRP is encoded by the coding sequence GTGCAGCAGCTGACCGGACCCATCCTGGTCGCCCCCATGGCGGGCGGGCCGTCCACCCCCGCGCTGGTCGTCGGGGCAGCCCGGGCGGGGGCGCCGGCGTTCCTCGCGGCCGGTTATCAAGCGCCGGCTTCGGTCGAGGACCAATTGCGTACGGTGACGGCGGCCGGGTTTCCGTACGGATTGAACATCTTTGTACCTATGGACCACCAGGGTGATCCGCGAGCTGTCGAACGGTACCGCGACGTGTTGCAGGTGGAGGCGGAGCGCTACGGCGTCGAGCTCCCCGCGCCTCGGCCGGCCGACGACGATCACTTCGCGGCCAAGGTCGAGCTTGCGACGGCCTACCGGGTACCCGTGGTGAGTTTCACGTTCGGCGTGCCGCAGCAAGCGGTGGTGGACGCCCTGCACGCGGCCGGAACGCAGGTCCTCATCACGGTCACAACCGCGGACGAGGCGCGGCAGGCGTTGACCGTCCACCCGGACGGGTTGATCGCGCAAGCCGGTACGGCCGGCGCCCACTCGTCAACCACACAACCGGCGGACCATCACGGCGACAGCACCGCGGATCAGGTGCTCGCGGCCGTACGCGCAGTCGCGGAAATGCCCGTCGTCGTGGCCGGCGGCACCGCCTCCGCCGCAGATGTCGCCCGGCTGCTCGGTGCCGGCGCCGCGGCCGTGCAGTGCGGAACGGCGTTCCTGCTCGCCGACGAGGCAGGCACCCGACCGGCGCATCGCGAGGCGCTGACATCCGGACGGTTCCAGGACACGGTGGTGACGCGGGCGTTCACCGGCCAACCGGCGCGCGGGCTGCGCAACCGCTTCACCGAGACGTATTCGGCGGTCGCCCCGGTCGGCTACCCGGCCGTGCACCACCTGACCGCGCCGATCCGGGCGGCGGCGGCCGAGCGGGGCGACGCGGACGCGCTCAACCTGTGGGCGGGCACCGGGTTCACCGCGGCGCGGCCGGGCCCGGTCGCCGACCTGATCGATGCGCTGCGGCCGTGA
- a CDS encoding thymidine kinase, with product MAQLHYRHAAMNSGKSTMVLQYRHTYAACGRRGLLMTRLDRAGTGIVSSRIGLAADALEIGAATDLTELVLDRPAPRVDHVIVDEAQFLAPEQVDQLATLVDDHDIDVFAFGLLSDFRGLQFPGSARLVVLADIVEALQVYPMCWCGQPARMNARVVSGEMVRDGDTVVLGDTGADVGYVVLCRRHHRAGRPYAPQPDPTTCGGPDPQPAVDQGRDHHLAAVAS from the coding sequence GTGGCTCAGCTGCACTATCGGCATGCGGCGATGAACAGCGGCAAGAGCACCATGGTGCTTCAGTACCGGCACACGTACGCCGCGTGCGGGCGGCGGGGGCTGTTGATGACCAGGCTGGACCGGGCCGGCACCGGCATAGTGTCGTCGCGCATCGGGTTGGCCGCGGACGCGCTCGAGATCGGCGCGGCGACCGACCTCACCGAGCTCGTCCTTGACCGGCCCGCGCCACGTGTTGACCACGTCATCGTCGACGAAGCTCAATTCCTGGCGCCCGAACAGGTCGATCAACTGGCGACGTTGGTGGATGACCACGACATCGACGTGTTCGCCTTCGGCCTGCTGTCGGACTTCCGTGGCCTGCAGTTCCCGGGGTCGGCACGGCTCGTGGTGCTGGCGGACATCGTCGAGGCGTTGCAGGTGTACCCGATGTGCTGGTGCGGCCAGCCGGCGCGGATGAACGCCCGGGTGGTCAGCGGCGAGATGGTGCGCGACGGCGACACCGTGGTGCTCGGCGACACCGGGGCCGACGTGGGCTACGTCGTGCTGTGCCGGCGCCACCACCGGGCGGGCCGCCCGTACGCCCCGCAGCCGGACCCCACGACGTGCGGGGGGCCGGATCCGCAGCCCGCGGTTGACCAGGGACGGGATCACCATCTGGCGGCGGTCGCGAGCTGA
- a CDS encoding IclR family transcriptional regulator encodes MTASDDDPQRPREVRSVSRALDILSAFSAAHPRLQLSELADAVGLPRPSVRRLALTLIERGFLRQDDDGAYLLGNRLLELGSQVVQTSAIVRRTSACADDLSRMTGETVLVAEVDWASLSLLIVGKRQPVNPAAATSPVGRRVAIASGCMAKAVLFGLPPEGAAAIVPRLRLTARTPRSIVDPGVLAADIEASRARGYAIQSNEFLPGMAGVAVPIHVDGKVAGTVAVLGMAVRYPRPQLDRTGQLIRRVLAHHRLG; translated from the coding sequence ATGACCGCATCCGACGACGACCCGCAGCGCCCACGTGAGGTCCGATCGGTCTCCCGCGCGCTCGACATCCTGAGCGCGTTCAGTGCCGCCCACCCTCGCCTGCAACTGTCCGAGCTGGCCGATGCGGTGGGCCTGCCCCGTCCGAGCGTACGCCGGCTCGCGTTGACGCTGATCGAACGCGGCTTTCTGCGCCAGGACGACGACGGTGCCTACCTGCTCGGCAACCGCCTGCTCGAGCTGGGCAGTCAGGTCGTGCAGACGTCGGCGATCGTGCGCCGGACCAGCGCCTGCGCCGACGACCTGTCCCGGATGACCGGTGAGACCGTCCTCGTCGCTGAGGTCGACTGGGCCAGTTTGTCGCTGTTGATTGTCGGCAAGCGTCAACCCGTCAACCCGGCCGCCGCCACGTCACCGGTGGGCCGGCGGGTCGCCATCGCCAGCGGCTGCATGGCCAAAGCGGTGCTGTTCGGACTGCCGCCGGAGGGTGCGGCCGCCATCGTGCCGCGGCTCCGGCTCACCGCGCGCACACCGCGCAGCATCGTGGATCCCGGCGTGCTGGCCGCCGACATCGAGGCGAGCCGGGCCCGCGGCTACGCGATCCAGTCGAACGAATTCCTGCCCGGCATGGCCGGCGTGGCGGTGCCGATCCACGTGGACGGCAAGGTCGCCGGCACGGTGGCAGTGCTCGGCATGGCGGTCCGCTATCCACGACCGCAGCTGGACCGCACCGGGCAACTGATCCGCCGGGTGCTGGCTCACCACCGGCTGGGCTGA
- a CDS encoding Asp23/Gls24 family envelope stress response protein: MTDRTEELFLPAVAPAPIPQQGGAEVVAVPAYRGSTSVGREVVEKIAAAAARSVPGVAELGGDVARFVNTVLDRIGLDEVGDATRGVSARVEGTSVSISVVLVIAAGEVVSDVTALVRTAVIEAVENYGLQVVGVDVKVDDIKMTP; the protein is encoded by the coding sequence ATGACCGACCGTACCGAGGAGCTGTTCCTGCCCGCCGTGGCGCCCGCCCCGATCCCCCAGCAGGGCGGCGCCGAGGTGGTTGCCGTACCCGCGTACCGGGGCTCGACCTCGGTCGGCCGCGAGGTGGTCGAGAAGATCGCCGCGGCCGCCGCCCGGTCGGTGCCGGGAGTCGCCGAGCTCGGCGGGGACGTGGCCCGCTTCGTCAACACGGTGCTCGACCGGATCGGCCTGGACGAGGTCGGCGATGCCACCCGCGGGGTTTCGGCCCGGGTCGAGGGCACCAGCGTCTCGATCAGTGTGGTGCTGGTCATCGCGGCCGGCGAGGTGGTCTCGGACGTGACGGCGCTCGTGCGTACCGCGGTCATCGAGGCCGTGGAGAACTACGGTCTGCAGGTCGTCGGTGTTGACGTCAAGGTTGACGACATCAAGATGACCCCCTGA